From the genome of Brassica oleracea var. oleracea cultivar TO1000 chromosome C4, BOL, whole genome shotgun sequence:
CTCCAATAAATATTGTAATAAAATCACAGTAATCATCATCATCATCATCTAAGAATGCTACTGTGGAAGAAGATAGAAAAATTGTAGTTTTTCAGAATCCGATCGTTCCACCAGAATAACTGATTTGCTTTCACATAAGCTAAACCAATTAATGTATCATTTTTCATACGAATCGAGTAAGATTGAGAGGAAGGAGAGATAAAGAACTGACGAAATCTTTGACGATGCCCTTGTAGACAATGATGGGGAGAGCGATGCCGAAGATCCCGATGAGAGCGAAGTTGCGACGCGTCCAGCGGAAGTTATGCTCGAGATTCTCCCTGGCGGATCCCCAATCCTCTATGAACTTGTTCTTGTTCGTCTCCATTCCTCCTCCCATCTTCGCTTTCTCGATTCAGCGGAAGTTATGCTCGAGATTCTCCCTGGCGGATTCCGATAGATACCGGTTAAATTAAAATTATTTTGATTTTTCGATCAATTTAGTGATAAACCGGGCGACAACAATGATCAGATGTGAAAGTGACTTATAAGCTCAAGGCCCGGCCCAAAGTTTCGTTTAAACATCTTTACATCAATTTACAAAAATAATTTCTTTAGGCACTCCCGCGTAAAATTTTAAGTTCCAAGATT
Proteins encoded in this window:
- the LOC106340179 gene encoding uncharacterized protein LOC106340179 gives rise to the protein MGGGMETNKNKFIEDWGSARENLEHNFRWTRRNFALIGIFGIALPIIVYKGIVKDFHMQDEDAGRPHRKFL